The Nostoc sp. 'Lobaria pulmonaria (5183) cyanobiont' genome window below encodes:
- a CDS encoding DUF4864 domain-containing protein, with protein MEVPDIDAINIRSVIEYQLAAFKKDDAQSAFAYASPAIQAQFGTPENFMQMVKTSYPAVYRPRSVFFEKITTIQGNITQPVLLLAPDGVPLRALYFMEKQPNNIWRINGCFLVSLEDK; from the coding sequence ATGGAAGTTCCTGATATCGATGCCATCAACATACGTTCTGTAATTGAATACCAATTGGCAGCTTTTAAAAAAGATGACGCCCAAAGCGCTTTTGCCTATGCTAGTCCGGCGATTCAGGCGCAATTCGGAACCCCAGAAAATTTTATGCAGATGGTAAAGACAAGCTATCCAGCAGTATATCGTCCTCGTTCTGTCTTTTTTGAGAAGATAACAACCATCCAGGGAAATATAACTCAACCAGTCCTGCTACTTGCTCCTGATGGAGTTCCCTTGAGGGCTTTATATTTTATGGAAAAACAGCCCAATAATATCTGGAGGATTAACGGTTGCTTCCTAGTTTCTCTAGAAGATAAATAA
- the larE gene encoding ATP-dependent sacrificial sulfur transferase LarE, with the protein MLTEKFEQLRALFQEMEQALIAYSGGVDSTLVAKIAYDVLGDRALAVTAVSPSLLPEELEDAKIQAATIGIPHKIVQTHEMENPNYTSNPVNRCYFCKSELHDTLKPLALQLGYPYVVDGVNADDLHDYRPGIQAAKERGARSLLAEVGVTKVEVRQLSQQLGLPWWDKPAQPCLSSRFPYGEEITVAKLQRVGRGEIYLRKLGWQNLRVRSQGDTARIELPPEQIKEFVLTNDLQTLVSAFQDFGFIYVTLDLEGYRSGKLNQVLNREALGVKV; encoded by the coding sequence ATGCTGACAGAAAAATTTGAGCAATTAAGAGCCTTATTTCAAGAGATGGAGCAGGCGTTGATTGCCTACTCTGGGGGCGTTGATAGCACTTTGGTAGCAAAAATTGCTTATGATGTGTTGGGCGATCGCGCTTTGGCTGTCACGGCTGTTTCTCCTTCGCTATTACCAGAAGAATTGGAAGACGCGAAAATTCAAGCTGCAACTATTGGGATTCCTCATAAAATCGTCCAGACTCACGAAATGGAAAATCCCAATTACACCTCTAACCCTGTTAATCGCTGTTATTTTTGCAAAAGTGAGTTGCACGACACTCTCAAACCTTTAGCTTTACAGTTGGGTTATCCCTATGTAGTGGATGGGGTGAATGCTGATGATTTGCATGATTATCGCCCAGGAATTCAGGCAGCTAAGGAAAGAGGTGCGCGATCGCTTTTAGCAGAAGTGGGTGTCACCAAAGTTGAAGTTCGCCAACTTTCGCAACAACTCGGTTTACCTTGGTGGGATAAACCTGCTCAACCTTGTCTCAGCTCCCGGTTTCCTTACGGTGAAGAGATTACTGTCGCTAAGTTGCAACGAGTCGGTAGAGGAGAAATTTATCTGCGAAAGCTAGGTTGGCAGAATTTGCGCGTGCGATCTCAAGGGGATACAGCACGTATTGAATTACCACCAGAACAAATCAAAGAGTTTGTGTTGACTAACGATTTACAAACGTTAGTTTCGGCATTTCAAGATTTTGGATTTATCTACGTAACCTTAGATTTAGAAGGTTATCGTAGCGGTAAGTTGAATCAGGTTTTAAATAGGGAAGCTTTGGGCGTTAAAGTATAG
- a CDS encoding response regulator translates to MASNKILVIDDTTVVRVKVREMLPPGNFEVLEAKDGVEGLNFILQEKLSLIMLDFLLPKMSGWEVFQQVQAHPELRKIPLVIMSGRKEEVTEKITEPFEYFEFLGKPFDQKQLIGAIKLAMAKAKQPRPELVSVGAAVAVKNGTIATSSVTNGTVVAPSVATPSTGGVSEAEINALNEKIVKMQAEIDGLKKQLTQVVTFIKQKIK, encoded by the coding sequence GTGGCAAGCAACAAGATTTTAGTTATCGATGACACTACGGTTGTCAGGGTAAAAGTACGAGAAATGTTGCCTCCGGGCAATTTTGAGGTACTGGAAGCAAAAGACGGTGTGGAAGGACTAAATTTCATTCTTCAGGAAAAACTCAGCCTGATTATGCTGGATTTCCTGTTGCCTAAAATGAGTGGCTGGGAAGTTTTTCAGCAAGTTCAAGCCCACCCAGAATTAAGAAAAATTCCTTTAGTGATCATGTCTGGTCGCAAGGAAGAGGTGACTGAGAAAATCACAGAACCATTTGAATATTTTGAATTTTTGGGCAAGCCTTTTGATCAGAAACAACTAATTGGCGCGATTAAGTTAGCTATGGCTAAGGCGAAACAGCCACGCCCAGAACTAGTTTCGGTAGGAGCAGCGGTTGCCGTCAAAAATGGCACAATAGCAACCTCTAGTGTCACCAATGGTACGGTAGTAGCCCCTAGCGTCGCAACCCCCAGTACTGGAGGAGTCTCCGAGGCAGAAATTAATGCATTGAATGAAAAAATTGTGAAAATGCAAGCAGAAATTGATGGTTTGAAGAAACAGCTAACTCAGGTTGTGACTTTTATTAAACAAAAAATCAAGTAG
- a CDS encoding AAA family ATPase produces the protein MDEVEASLHPRAQRRLIRFLLWLSRYKRIQIILSTHIGLISDF, from the coding sequence ATTGATGAAGTAGAAGCATCCTTACACCCAAGAGCGCAGCGTCGCCTGATACGATTCTTACTCTGGCTTAGTCGTTACAAGCGCATTCAAATTATTCTTTCAACACATATAGGACTCATATCTGATTTCTGA
- the hrmK gene encoding hybrid histidine kinase/response regulator HrmK encodes MQQYSSLPDQNSLIDATPKLLTTIEIEQLRAQLRLESSLNQLQSRLDDCFPSACNTVPQTEAAQAEFFQTVVNEINIAVDSSNLALTECAVGIAMCQPQETVATVCYISRSPSPNSQPLFLEVLTAEKKLLLRLQEVIKLEDLQQLENQQLPSAWRLADDSGSVIWLIIATAHLSSDHESLIESQAQLRSQLMARSARYCTKALLQLRHILSLQQQCQQLSNSNQELERTNQLKNQFLANTSHEIRTLLSCITMPVSMLLTPGFEATIESLRHYLNIIQSSAKHLLALINDILDLSKIEANQLEVNWKTLDVQFVCDSVFALVKEKAADKGLKLRLEINPDITTLVADELRLRQMLLNLLWNALKFTSEGSVGLEVVLEGVFVHFTVWDTGTGISQEDKDQLFQRYFQVAKTNGVEGTGLGLALTQKLAQIHGGSVKVESEVDRGSRFILILPLNQEAGVGGAEEAGEARFSSSPLPLTPSSSGEILLVENDLPNANLIQIYLNRLGYQVTLVENAAQMWKALRQLDPAVILMDVCLADGNGLHLVQQIREHEQYQTIPVIVQTAMAMRGDRETCLAAGANDYISKPIDLPLLASLVAKYSQAPTLVDGEWGVGSEE; translated from the coding sequence ATGCAGCAGTACTCAAGCTTACCAGACCAGAACTCACTGATAGATGCAACGCCAAAACTTTTGACAACAATTGAGATTGAGCAACTTCGCGCCCAGCTGCGGCTGGAGAGCAGCTTAAATCAGTTACAAAGTCGCCTTGATGATTGCTTTCCTTCTGCTTGTAACACTGTCCCACAGACAGAAGCCGCACAAGCGGAATTTTTCCAAACCGTGGTTAACGAGATTAATATTGCTGTTGACAGCAGTAATCTGGCACTTACAGAATGTGCCGTAGGCATCGCTATGTGTCAACCACAAGAAACTGTTGCCACAGTTTGTTATATTTCTCGTTCTCCATCCCCAAATTCACAACCTTTATTTCTAGAAGTGCTGACAGCAGAAAAAAAGCTGCTGTTGAGATTGCAAGAGGTCATAAAACTTGAAGATTTGCAACAGCTTGAGAATCAACAACTACCAAGTGCTTGGCGGTTAGCTGATGATTCTGGGAGCGTTATCTGGCTAATTATCGCCACAGCGCACCTAAGCTCCGATCATGAGTCGCTCATAGAATCACAAGCTCAACTCAGATCGCAATTGATGGCAAGGTCTGCTAGGTACTGTACTAAAGCTTTATTACAACTTAGACATATCCTATCTTTGCAACAACAATGTCAACAATTAAGTAACTCTAATCAAGAATTGGAGCGCACCAATCAACTGAAAAATCAGTTTCTGGCAAACACCAGCCATGAAATTCGCACACTGCTTAGTTGTATTACTATGCCGGTTTCCATGCTTTTAACCCCAGGGTTTGAAGCAACTATAGAAAGCCTGCGACACTATTTAAATATCATTCAGTCTAGTGCCAAGCACTTGCTAGCTCTGATTAATGATATTTTGGATCTTTCTAAAATTGAAGCAAATCAGCTAGAAGTGAACTGGAAAACACTAGATGTGCAATTCGTATGTGACAGTGTTTTCGCACTGGTGAAAGAGAAAGCTGCTGATAAGGGTTTAAAACTGCGTCTAGAAATTAACCCCGATATCACAACCCTAGTAGCTGATGAATTGCGACTCAGGCAAATGCTGTTGAATTTACTCTGGAATGCCCTAAAGTTCACCAGCGAAGGAAGTGTTGGCTTAGAGGTTGTTCTTGAAGGTGTATTTGTGCATTTTACAGTTTGGGATACTGGCACTGGCATTTCTCAAGAAGATAAAGATCAACTGTTTCAACGCTATTTTCAAGTTGCCAAGACTAATGGTGTTGAAGGTACTGGTTTGGGTTTAGCACTGACTCAAAAACTCGCCCAAATTCACGGTGGTTCTGTGAAAGTGGAATCTGAAGTAGATCGCGGCTCCCGTTTTATCCTCATACTTCCCCTTAACCAAGAGGCAGGAGTGGGAGGAGCAGAGGAAGCAGGGGAAGCAAGATTTTCCTCATCTCCTCTGCCTTTGACTCCTAGTTCTTCTGGAGAAATTTTGCTGGTAGAAAATGATTTACCCAATGCTAATTTGATACAAATTTATCTAAATAGATTGGGATATCAGGTGACTTTGGTTGAGAATGCTGCCCAGATGTGGAAAGCTCTAAGACAGTTAGACCCAGCTGTGATTTTAATGGATGTTTGTCTGGCAGATGGAAATGGTCTGCACTTGGTGCAACAAATACGAGAACATGAACAATATCAAACGATTCCGGTAATCGTTCAAACAGCAATGGCAATGAGAGGCGATCGCGAAACCTGTCTAGCAGCTGGAGCAAATGATTATATTTCTAAACCGATTGATTTACCGCTTTTAGCCAGTCTCGTGGCCAAGTACAGTCAAGCACCAACCTTGGTTGATGGGGAGTGGGGAGTGGGGAGTGAAGAGTGA
- the psaB gene encoding photosystem I core protein PsaB, whose product MATKFPKFSQDLAQDPTTRRIWYAIATGNDFETHDGMTEENLYQKIFATHFGHLAIIFLWASSLLFHVAWQGNFEQWIKDPLHIRPIAHAIWDPHFGKPAIEAFTQAGASNPVNITYSGLYHWWYTIGMRTNGELYNGSVFLLLLAAVFLFAGWLHLQPKFRPSLAWFKSAEHRLNHHLAGLFGVSSLAWAGHLIHVAVPEARGQHVGWDNFLNTPPHPAGLTPFFTGNWGVYSQNPDTPGHIFGTSQGAGTAILSFLGGFHPQTEALWLTDIAHHHLAIAVLFIVAGHMYRTNFGIGHSIKEMLNSKSGLVPGTNSEGQFNLPHQGLYDTYNNSLHFQLGIHLAALGTVTSLVAQHMYAMPSYAFIAKDYTTQAALYTHHQYIAGFLILGAFAHGAIFWVRDYDPEQNKGNVLERVLKHKEAIISHLSWVSLFLGFHTLGLYVHNDVVVAFGTPEKQILIEPVFAQFVQAANGKVLYGLDALLSNPDSIAYTAWPNYANVWLPGWLDAINAGTNSLFLTIGPGDFLVHHAIALGLHTTTLILVKGALDARGSKLMPDKKDFGYAFPCDGPGRGGTCDISAWDSFYLATFWMLNTLGWVTFYWHWKHLGIWQGNVAQFNENSTYLMGWFRDYLWANSAQLINGYNPYGVNNLSVWAWMFLFGHLVWATGFMFLISWRGYWQELIETLVWAHERTPLANLVRWKDKPVALSIVQARVVGLAHFTVGYVVTYAAFLIASTAGKFG is encoded by the coding sequence ATGGCGACAAAATTTCCCAAATTTAGCCAGGATCTCGCACAGGACCCGACGACTCGTCGGATATGGTATGCGATCGCTACAGGCAACGACTTTGAAACCCATGATGGCATGACGGAAGAAAATCTTTACCAAAAGATTTTCGCAACTCACTTCGGTCACTTGGCAATCATCTTCCTGTGGGCATCCAGCCTCCTGTTCCACGTAGCCTGGCAAGGTAACTTTGAACAGTGGATTAAAGATCCCCTTCACATCCGTCCCATTGCCCACGCGATTTGGGATCCCCACTTTGGTAAACCAGCGATCGAAGCTTTTACCCAAGCTGGCGCTAGCAATCCGGTAAATATTACCTACTCTGGTCTCTACCATTGGTGGTATACCATCGGAATGCGGACAAACGGCGAACTGTACAACGGTTCAGTCTTCTTGCTGTTATTGGCAGCTGTATTCTTGTTCGCTGGTTGGCTACACTTGCAACCCAAGTTCCGTCCTAGCTTGGCATGGTTTAAGAGCGCTGAACATCGCCTAAACCACCACTTAGCAGGTTTGTTTGGTGTTAGTTCTTTGGCTTGGGCTGGTCACTTAATTCACGTTGCTGTTCCCGAAGCTCGCGGTCAGCACGTAGGTTGGGATAACTTCTTGAATACCCCACCCCACCCAGCAGGTTTGACACCATTCTTTACAGGTAACTGGGGTGTTTACTCTCAAAACCCTGACACACCTGGACATATCTTCGGGACATCGCAAGGTGCAGGAACTGCAATTCTGAGTTTCTTGGGTGGTTTCCATCCCCAGACAGAAGCTTTGTGGTTGACTGACATAGCTCATCACCACCTAGCGATCGCAGTTCTATTTATTGTCGCTGGTCACATGTACCGGACAAACTTCGGAATTGGTCACAGCATCAAAGAAATGCTGAACTCCAAATCCGGTTTAGTACCTGGTACTAATAGTGAAGGTCAGTTCAATCTGCCTCACCAAGGCTTGTACGACACCTATAACAATTCGCTGCACTTCCAGTTGGGTATTCACCTAGCTGCTCTGGGAACTGTCACCTCTCTGGTAGCGCAGCACATGTACGCCATGCCTTCCTACGCATTTATTGCGAAGGACTACACGACTCAGGCAGCGCTGTACACGCACCATCAATACATTGCAGGTTTCCTGATACTTGGTGCTTTTGCTCACGGAGCAATATTCTGGGTACGTGATTACGACCCAGAGCAAAATAAGGGCAACGTCCTTGAGCGCGTGTTGAAGCACAAAGAAGCGATTATTTCCCACCTTAGCTGGGTATCCCTTTTCTTGGGCTTCCACACTCTTGGTCTATACGTACACAACGACGTAGTAGTTGCTTTTGGAACTCCTGAAAAACAAATCTTAATTGAGCCAGTGTTTGCTCAGTTCGTCCAAGCTGCTAACGGTAAAGTACTGTACGGTTTAGATGCCTTGCTATCTAATCCAGATAGTATTGCTTACACAGCATGGCCCAACTACGCTAACGTTTGGTTGCCAGGCTGGTTAGATGCCATCAATGCTGGTACTAACTCCCTGTTCTTGACAATTGGCCCTGGCGACTTCTTGGTACACCATGCGATCGCTTTAGGTCTGCACACCACCACCTTGATCTTGGTCAAGGGTGCTTTGGATGCCCGTGGTTCTAAGCTGATGCCCGATAAAAAGGACTTCGGCTATGCCTTCCCTTGCGACGGCCCAGGTCGTGGCGGTACTTGCGATATCTCAGCTTGGGATTCCTTCTACCTCGCTACATTCTGGATGCTCAACACCCTTGGTTGGGTTACCTTCTACTGGCATTGGAAGCATCTAGGTATTTGGCAAGGCAACGTGGCTCAGTTCAATGAGAACTCTACATACCTCATGGGCTGGTTCCGCGATTACCTTTGGGCTAACTCCGCTCAGTTGATTAACGGTTACAACCCCTACGGTGTGAATAACCTGTCTGTCTGGGCTTGGATGTTCCTGTTTGGACACCTAGTTTGGGCAACTGGCTTTATGTTCTTAATCTCCTGGAGAGGTTACTGGCAAGAGTTGATTGAAACCCTTGTTTGGGCACACGAACGCACTCCTTTGGCTAACCTAGTTCGCTGGAAAGACAAGCCCGTGGCTCTGTCCATCGTTCAAGCTCGTGTAGTTGGTCTAGCTCACTTCACTGTTGGCTACGTCGTAACTTACGCAGCATTCTTGATTGCTTCTACTGCTGGTAAGTTCGGTTAA
- a CDS encoding photosystem I protein PsaX, whose product MTAKAKNSPVADSGAKPPYAFRTGWALLLLAINFLVAAYYFHIIQ is encoded by the coding sequence ATGACTGCTAAAGCTAAGAATTCCCCAGTTGCCGACAGCGGCGCTAAACCTCCCTACGCCTTTCGCACAGGGTGGGCACTGTTGTTGTTAGCTATCAATTTCCTGGTAGCAGCCTACTATTTCCACATTATTCAATAG
- a CDS encoding branched-chain amino acid ABC transporter permease, protein MDTQFAQLIVNGIAVGSIIALAAVGLTLTYGILRLSNFAHGDFLTLGAYLTWLINTIGVNIWLSMILAAAGTVAAMLLSEKLLWSKMRSIRATSTTLIIISIGLALFIRNGIIFIWGGKNQNYNLPVTPALDILGLKIPQNQLLVLGLAVLAILALHYLLQNTKIGKAMRAVADDLDLARVSGINVDRIIFWTWLIAGTLTSLGGSMYGLITAVRPNMGWFLILPLFASVILGGIGNPYGAIAAAFIIGIVQEVSTPWLGSQYKQGVALLIMILVLLIRPKGLFKGTI, encoded by the coding sequence ATGGATACACAATTCGCCCAACTAATCGTTAATGGGATTGCGGTGGGGAGCATTATTGCTCTAGCCGCAGTCGGACTGACTCTTACTTATGGAATTTTACGGCTATCTAACTTTGCTCATGGTGACTTTCTCACTTTAGGAGCCTATCTGACTTGGCTGATAAACACTATTGGAGTCAATATTTGGCTGTCGATGATCCTAGCAGCGGCGGGAACAGTAGCAGCAATGCTGTTATCGGAAAAGTTACTGTGGTCAAAGATGCGCTCTATCCGTGCTACTTCCACTACGCTGATTATTATTTCTATCGGGCTTGCCTTATTTATTCGCAATGGGATTATTTTTATCTGGGGTGGCAAGAACCAAAATTATAATTTACCTGTTACTCCGGCTTTAGATATTTTGGGTTTAAAGATACCGCAAAATCAATTATTGGTATTAGGATTGGCGGTGCTAGCAATTTTGGCGCTGCATTACCTGCTGCAAAATACCAAAATTGGTAAGGCGATGCGAGCAGTTGCCGACGATCTGGACTTAGCTAGGGTTTCAGGTATCAATGTTGACCGAATAATTTTCTGGACTTGGCTAATAGCTGGCACTCTTACCTCATTGGGCGGAAGTATGTATGGGTTAATTACAGCCGTGCGCCCGAATATGGGATGGTTCTTAATCTTACCATTATTTGCCTCAGTAATTCTTGGTGGGATTGGCAACCCCTATGGTGCGATCGCAGCAGCTTTTATCATTGGCATCGTCCAGGAAGTCAGCACTCCTTGGCTGGGTTCACAGTATAAACAAGGTGTTGCACTGTTGATCATGATTTTGGTGCTGCTCATTCGTCCCAAAGGTTTATTCAAAGGAACGATTTGA
- the lipA gene encoding lipoyl synthase — MISSQQADLKSEITAMPSWLRRPIGKASEISTVQRIIKQRQIHTICEEGRCPNRGECYAQKTATFLLMGPTCTRSCAFCQVDKGHAPMPLDLDEPQKVAQAVQLLGLRYVVLTSVARDDLPDQGAGHFVKTIATIRQLNPETQIEVLTPDFWGGAGVGESGQRQRIAMIVKAKPACFNHNIETVQRLTGRVRRGAKYDRSLSVLATVQEIDSTIPTKSGLMLGHGETVDEVIEAMADLRTVGCDRLTIGQYMRPSLEHLPVQKYWTPEEFDQLGRLAWEMGFNHVRSGPLVRSSYHAGEEGVGK, encoded by the coding sequence ATGATTTCGTCACAACAAGCCGACCTAAAGTCTGAAATTACGGCAATGCCTAGCTGGCTACGTCGCCCGATTGGCAAAGCCAGTGAAATCTCTACCGTACAACGCATTATTAAGCAGCGCCAAATTCACACAATTTGCGAAGAAGGACGCTGTCCCAACCGGGGAGAGTGCTATGCCCAAAAAACTGCAACTTTCTTACTAATGGGGCCTACGTGTACACGCTCTTGTGCTTTCTGTCAAGTAGATAAAGGTCACGCACCGATGCCTCTTGATTTAGATGAACCTCAAAAGGTAGCACAGGCAGTGCAGCTTTTGGGATTGCGTTATGTGGTGCTGACTTCTGTAGCCCGTGATGACTTACCCGATCAGGGGGCAGGACACTTTGTGAAGACGATCGCGACTATCCGCCAATTGAACCCAGAGACTCAAATTGAAGTGCTGACCCCAGATTTTTGGGGTGGTGCTGGTGTTGGAGAGTCAGGTCAACGCCAGCGAATAGCGATGATTGTCAAAGCCAAACCAGCTTGTTTCAATCACAATATCGAGACAGTGCAACGCTTAACTGGCCGCGTGCGCCGGGGAGCCAAGTACGATCGCTCGCTTTCGGTGCTGGCTACGGTTCAAGAAATCGATTCGACAATTCCCACCAAATCAGGTTTGATGCTGGGACACGGAGAAACAGTTGATGAAGTCATTGAAGCAATGGCCGATTTAAGGACTGTGGGATGCGATCGCTTGACTATCGGGCAGTATATGCGTCCTTCTCTAGAACATTTGCCAGTCCAAAAATATTGGACTCCAGAGGAATTCGATCAACTCGGCAGATTAGCATGGGAAATGGGATTCAACCATGTTCGTTCTGGGCCTCTGGTTCGCAGTTCCTATCATGCTGGAGAGGAGGGAGTGGGGAAGTAG
- a CDS encoding SGNH/GDSL hydrolase family protein, with protein MRDPYLLAAGLLTGLAIPASALPHLSIVLPESSRFLWDLKQGSQTIASTKIINSVDLSLPELSGQAFQLLKSSQPIVGEKNVPSVPEFSSQALPVSTESSLNPSAQATSLLLTSGNQLYYQRLAALKTGQIYTRVDSDNLQSLWESIKKRQLTYDDWKSLLALEARAIAQGQGANHLSILVGDSLSMWFPREKLPAGKLWLNQGISGDTSSGVLKRLGAFSATRPDVIYIMAGINDLRKGATDETILRNYRRIVRRLRQAHPQAQIIVQSILPTRLPKISNSRIRHINIQLTVIAKQEGANYLNIYSWFTDMEGNLRPELTTDGLHLSQEGYDVWRTALQQIEYKLTQREN; from the coding sequence ATGAGGGACCCTTATCTGTTGGCAGCAGGCTTGTTAACAGGATTAGCAATACCAGCATCGGCTCTTCCACATCTGTCAATTGTCCTGCCAGAAAGTTCTAGATTCCTGTGGGATTTAAAACAGGGTTCGCAGACAATAGCCAGTACAAAAATTATCAATAGCGTTGATCTCTCCTTACCAGAACTCAGCGGTCAAGCGTTCCAACTCCTAAAAAGTTCGCAGCCAATAGTTGGTGAGAAAAACGTCCCTAGCGTACCAGAATTCAGCAGTCAGGCATTACCAGTATCAACAGAGTCATCACTCAACCCCAGCGCCCAAGCAACTAGCCTCTTATTGACATCTGGAAATCAACTTTACTACCAAAGATTGGCAGCTCTGAAAACAGGTCAGATTTATACACGCGTAGATAGTGATAATTTGCAATCATTGTGGGAGTCGATCAAGAAACGTCAACTAACTTATGACGACTGGAAAAGTTTATTAGCTTTAGAAGCTAGAGCGATCGCTCAAGGTCAAGGAGCCAATCATCTAAGTATTTTAGTTGGTGATTCTTTGAGTATGTGGTTTCCCAGGGAAAAACTGCCTGCTGGTAAGTTGTGGCTGAATCAAGGCATATCTGGAGATACTTCTAGTGGCGTTTTAAAAAGATTAGGAGCATTTTCGGCAACGCGGCCAGATGTAATTTACATCATGGCTGGGATTAACGACTTACGAAAAGGCGCTACTGATGAAACAATTTTGCGTAATTATCGCCGAATTGTCCGTCGTTTACGGCAGGCTCACCCCCAAGCTCAAATCATTGTCCAATCAATTTTGCCTACTCGTTTACCAAAAATTTCCAATAGCCGCATTCGTCACATCAACATCCAACTAACCGTGATTGCCAAACAAGAAGGTGCTAATTATCTCAATATTTATAGCTGGTTTACGGATATGGAAGGCAATTTGCGTCCAGAGTTAACCACAGATGGGTTGCACTTGTCTCAAGAGGGATATGATGTGTGGCGAACAGCATTACAGCAGATAGAATACAAGCTCACTCAGCGTGAGAATTGA